The following are from one region of the Vitis riparia cultivar Riparia Gloire de Montpellier isolate 1030 chromosome 9, EGFV_Vit.rip_1.0, whole genome shotgun sequence genome:
- the LOC117921656 gene encoding uncharacterized protein LOC117921656 translates to MNNRDWVEAALMNQSVVAELLIRLKYSDPAPMRSSHGVAVDWSVRQRRSKQILKEKGEPARDSPSTPLSWRSATSASGGATDVEDSTRADKASDMRSKNIAVGESSNIRKQRKRKTFAELKEEEELLLKERNHLQMELQTFTMNLKKQRAKNEHLKRVKLGTQSPPAKKAVAPSLAFKPVADQPAPMVPTTVSGSGEYAVPHQYLPNGSSKVQAVVKKEPRFLLPDLNQPLEEDFSS, encoded by the exons ATGAACAACCGCGATTGGGTTGAAGCCGCTCTTATGAACCAGTCCGTGGTGGCTGAGCTGCTGATTCGGCTCAAGTACTCCGACCCCGCTCCGATGCGGAGCTCTCATGGAGTTGCCGTCGACTGGAGCGTCCGACAGCGTCGCTCCAAGCAGATACTCAAGGAAAAAGGCGAGCCCGCCAGAGACAGCCCCAGTACGCCGCTTTCTTGGAGAAGCGCCACCTCCGCTAGCGGTGGCGCTACGGACGTCGAGGATTCCACCCGAGCCGATAAGGCATCCGACATGAGATCTAAG AATATTGCTGTCGGTGAATCATCTAACATCAGGAAGCAACGAAAGAGAAAG ACTTTTGCTGAACTTAAAGAGGAGGAGGAGTTGCTGCTGAAGGAAAGGAATCATCTGCAGATG GAACTGCAAACTTTCactatgaatttgaaaaaacagaGAGCAAAAAATGAACACTTGAAAAGAGTGAAG CTTGGTACACAATCACCTCCTGCAAAGAAGGCAGTTGCCCCATCTCTTGCATTCAAACCTGTGGCTGATCAACCAGCTCCAATGGTGCCCACAACAGTCTCAGGCAGTGGTGAGTATGCTGTACCACACCAATATTTACCTAATGGTTCTTCAAAAGTTCAAGCTGTAGTGAAAAAGGAGCCTAGATTCCTGCTACCTGACCTAAACCAGCCTCTGGAGGAGGATTTCAGCTCTTAG